One Streptomyces sp. SAI-135 DNA segment encodes these proteins:
- a CDS encoding ArsA family ATPase: MSPDADAHDRHHRLSPAPVLDLDPLIDDPGTRIVVCCGSGGVGKTTTAAALGLRAAERGRKVVVLTIDPARRLAQSMGIDSLDNVPRRVKGLDDSASGELHAMMLDMKRTFDEIVEAHADAERAAAILNNPFYQSLSAGFAGTQEYMAMEKLGQLRARDEWDLIVVDTPPSRSALDFLDAPKRLGSFLDGRLIRLLTAPAKLGGRAGMKFLNVGMSMMTGTLGKLLGGQLLKDVQTFVAAMDTTFGGFRTRADATYKLLQAPGTAFLVVAAPERDALREAAYFVERLAAERMPLAGLVLNRVHGSGADRLSAERALAAAENLEAAENLEEPRIVDQEGGKAGLRNSPDTYGSSESPASEAPAPDEGSPADPQNPSSKHTEKERPAPGADRSVDQLTAGLLRLHADRMQLLSREQRTRDRFTALHPEVAVAEVAALPGDVHDLAGLRDIGNRLAAGRPELPGTATD, encoded by the coding sequence ATGAGCCCGGACGCCGACGCGCACGACCGGCACCACCGTCTTTCTCCCGCCCCCGTGCTCGATCTCGATCCCCTGATCGACGATCCGGGCACCCGCATCGTGGTGTGCTGCGGCTCCGGCGGTGTCGGCAAGACCACGACCGCGGCGGCCCTCGGCCTGCGCGCGGCCGAGCGGGGCCGCAAGGTCGTCGTCCTCACCATCGACCCGGCCCGCCGGCTCGCCCAGTCGATGGGCATCGACTCGCTGGACAACGTCCCGCGCCGGGTCAAGGGTCTCGACGACTCCGCGAGCGGTGAGCTGCACGCGATGATGCTCGACATGAAGCGCACCTTCGACGAGATCGTCGAGGCGCACGCGGACGCCGAGCGGGCGGCCGCGATCCTGAACAACCCGTTCTACCAGTCGCTCTCGGCGGGCTTCGCGGGCACGCAGGAGTACATGGCGATGGAGAAGCTCGGGCAGTTGCGGGCCCGGGACGAGTGGGACCTGATCGTCGTCGACACGCCTCCCTCGCGTTCCGCCCTCGACTTCCTAGACGCGCCGAAGCGGCTCGGCTCCTTCCTCGACGGCAGGCTCATCCGGCTGCTCACCGCCCCGGCCAAGCTGGGCGGACGGGCGGGGATGAAGTTCCTGAACGTCGGGATGTCGATGATGACCGGCACCCTCGGCAAGCTGCTGGGCGGTCAACTCCTCAAGGACGTCCAGACGTTCGTGGCCGCGATGGACACGACGTTCGGCGGGTTCCGCACGCGCGCGGACGCGACGTACAAGCTGCTTCAGGCACCCGGGACGGCGTTCCTGGTGGTCGCGGCCCCGGAGCGGGACGCGCTGCGCGAGGCCGCGTACTTCGTGGAGCGGCTGGCCGCGGAGCGCATGCCGCTCGCCGGTCTGGTGCTCAACCGCGTCCACGGCAGCGGCGCCGACCGGCTCTCGGCCGAGCGGGCGCTCGCCGCCGCGGAGAACCTGGAGGCCGCGGAAAATCTTGAAGAGCCTCGCATTGTCGATCAGGAGGGCGGGAAAGCTGGACTTCGTAACTCTCCCGACACGTACGGCAGTTCAGAATCTCCCGCTTCCGAGGCCCCGGCTCCTGACGAAGGCTCCCCCGCCGACCCGCAGAACCCGAGCTCGAAGCACACGGAGAAGGAGCGGCCGGCCCCAGGGGCTGACCGGTCCGTCGACCAGCTCACCGCGGGCCTGCTGAGGCTGCATGCGGATCGTATGCAGCTGCTCTCCCGTGAACAGCGCACGCGTGACCGCTTCACCGCGCTCCACCCCGAGGTGGCGGTGGCCGAAGTGGCCGCGCTGCCCGGGGATGTGCATGACCTCGCGGGGCTGCGGGACATCGGAAACCGGCTCGCGGCCGGGCGGCCGGAGCTGCCCGGGACCGCGACGGACTGA
- a CDS encoding ArsA-related P-loop ATPase, translating into MSRLQVVSGKGGTGKTTVAAALALALATEGKRTLLVEVEGRQGIAQLFETEALPYEERKIAVAPGGGEVYALAIDPELALLDYLQMFYKLGGAGRALKKLGAIDFATTIAPGLRDVLLTGKACEAVRRKDKSGRFVYDYVVMDAPPTGRITRFLNVNDEVAGLAKIGPIHNQAQAVMRVLKSKETAVHLVTLLEEMPVQETADGIAELRAAHLPVGRIVVNMVRPEVLDGTDLELVRTTQRSAVAKALSSAGLGGARRGGNAEKLVDPLIQQAEEYAERYDLEHEQRSVLGELGLPLHELPLLTEGMDLAGLYELATELRKQGMS; encoded by the coding sequence GTGAGCAGGCTCCAGGTCGTCAGCGGCAAGGGCGGGACCGGAAAGACGACGGTCGCCGCAGCCCTCGCGCTGGCCCTCGCCACCGAGGGGAAGCGGACGCTTCTCGTCGAGGTGGAGGGTCGCCAGGGAATCGCGCAGCTCTTCGAAACGGAGGCGCTGCCCTACGAGGAGCGGAAGATCGCCGTCGCTCCGGGGGGCGGGGAGGTGTACGCACTGGCCATAGACCCCGAACTGGCCCTTCTGGACTACCTCCAGATGTTCTACAAACTCGGCGGAGCGGGACGCGCCCTGAAGAAGCTCGGCGCGATCGACTTCGCGACCACCATCGCGCCCGGCCTCAGGGACGTCCTCCTGACCGGCAAGGCGTGCGAGGCGGTCCGCCGCAAGGACAAGTCCGGCCGCTTCGTCTACGACTACGTCGTGATGGACGCGCCCCCCACCGGCCGCATCACCCGCTTCCTGAACGTCAACGACGAGGTCGCCGGACTCGCCAAGATCGGCCCGATACACAATCAGGCGCAGGCCGTGATGCGGGTGCTGAAGTCCAAGGAGACGGCCGTCCACCTGGTGACCCTCCTGGAGGAGATGCCCGTCCAGGAGACCGCGGACGGCATCGCCGAACTGCGGGCCGCCCACCTGCCCGTGGGCCGGATCGTCGTGAACATGGTGCGCCCGGAGGTGTTGGACGGCACCGACCTGGAACTCGTACGGACCACACAGCGTTCAGCGGTGGCGAAGGCGCTGTCCTCGGCCGGACTCGGCGGCGCCCGCCGCGGGGGCAACGCCGAGAAGCTGGTCGATCCGCTGATCCAGCAGGCCGAGGAGTACGCCGAGCGGTACGACCTGGAGCACGAACAGCGCTCCGTGCTCGGCGAGCTGGGGCTGCCGCTGCACGAACTGCCCTTGCTGACCGAGGGCATGGACCTGGCGGGTCTGTACGAACTGGCCACCGAGCTGCGGAAGCAGGGGATGTCATGA
- a CDS encoding DUF4177 domain-containing protein has product MTKKWEYATVPLLVHATKQILDTWGEDGWELVQVVPGPNNPEQLVAYLKREKAA; this is encoded by the coding sequence ATGACCAAGAAGTGGGAATACGCGACCGTGCCGCTGCTCGTCCACGCCACGAAGCAGATCCTGGACACCTGGGGCGAGGACGGGTGGGAGCTCGTGCAGGTCGTGCCCGGGCCGAACAACCCCGAGCAGCTGGTGGCGTACCTGAAGCGGGAGAAGGCGGCGTGA
- a CDS encoding RidA family protein encodes MSGAVEARLAELGLTLPDVVPPLAAYQPAVQSGVYVYTSGQLPMVDGKLPVTGKVGAEVTAEEAKALARTCALNALAAVKSVAGDLDRIARVVKVVGFVASASDFTGQPGVINGASELLGEVLGEAGVHARSAVGVAVLPLDAPVEVEVQVELASS; translated from the coding sequence GTGAGCGGGGCGGTCGAGGCGCGGCTCGCGGAGCTGGGGCTGACGCTGCCGGACGTCGTGCCGCCGCTGGCCGCATACCAGCCGGCCGTGCAGTCGGGGGTGTACGTGTACACCTCCGGTCAGCTGCCCATGGTCGACGGCAAGCTTCCGGTCACCGGGAAGGTGGGCGCGGAGGTCACGGCCGAGGAGGCGAAGGCGCTGGCCCGCACGTGCGCGCTGAACGCGCTGGCCGCGGTGAAGTCCGTGGCCGGTGATCTGGACCGGATCGCGCGCGTGGTGAAGGTCGTGGGGTTCGTGGCGTCGGCCTCGGACTTCACGGGCCAGCCGGGTGTGATCAACGGGGCGAGCGAGTTGCTGGGCGAGGTGCTTGGCGAGGCGGGCGTGCACGCGCGCAGTGCGGTGGGGGTGGCTGTGCTGCCGCTGGACGCGCCGGTCGAGGTCGAGGTTCAGGTGGAACTGGCCTCGTCGTGA
- a CDS encoding NUDIX hydrolase, with translation MANGQWYPAEWPDRIRALADGTLVPAVPRRAATVMLLKDGPAGTVVHMLRRRASMAFAGGAYAYPGGGVDPRDDEHQIHWAGPTRAWWAARFGVDETTAQAIVCAAVRETYEEAGVLLAGATPETVVGDTTGAEWEADRAALVARELSFAEFLERRGLVLRSDLLGAWTRWITPEFEPRRYDTWFFVAALPEGQRTRNASTEADRTVWIRPQDAADGYDKGELLMMPPTIATLRQLIPYGTAADALAAAPDRDLTPVLAQARLVDGEIVLSWPGHDEFTKHIPTGGASA, from the coding sequence ATGGCAAACGGGCAGTGGTACCCAGCGGAATGGCCGGACCGTATCCGCGCGCTCGCGGACGGCACGCTGGTACCGGCGGTGCCCAGACGCGCCGCCACCGTGATGCTGCTGAAGGACGGCCCGGCCGGGACCGTCGTGCACATGCTGCGCAGGCGGGCCTCGATGGCCTTCGCCGGCGGTGCCTACGCCTACCCCGGCGGCGGCGTCGACCCCCGTGACGACGAGCACCAGATCCACTGGGCGGGCCCCACGCGCGCGTGGTGGGCGGCTCGGTTCGGGGTGGACGAGACGACGGCGCAGGCGATCGTCTGCGCGGCCGTGCGGGAGACGTACGAGGAGGCCGGCGTCCTGCTCGCCGGTGCGACGCCCGAGACGGTGGTCGGTGACACCACGGGTGCTGAGTGGGAGGCGGACCGGGCCGCCCTGGTGGCCCGGGAGCTGTCCTTCGCGGAGTTCCTGGAGCGCCGGGGGCTCGTGCTCAGGTCGGACCTCCTCGGGGCCTGGACGCGCTGGATCACACCCGAGTTCGAACCCCGCCGCTACGACACCTGGTTCTTCGTCGCCGCCCTTCCCGAGGGGCAGCGCACCCGCAACGCCTCCACCGAGGCCGACCGCACGGTGTGGATCCGGCCCCAGGACGCGGCGGACGGCTACGACAAGGGCGAGCTGCTGATGATGCCGCCCACCATCGCCACCCTTCGGCAGCTCATCCCCTACGGCACCGCCGCCGACGCGCTCGCCGCCGCGCCCGACCGTGACCTGACCCCTGTGCTCGCGCAGGCCCGGCTGGTGGACGGCGAGATCGTGCTGTCCTGGCCGGGGCACGACGAGTTCACCAAACACATCCCGACCGGTGGAGCCTCCGCATGA
- a CDS encoding MBL fold metallo-hydrolase yields the protein MTDAAALPGQPRGGVLSGPATARAVNVLAPNASAMTLDGTNTWILSEPDSELAVVVDPGPLDEGHLRAVVDTATTAGKRIALTLLTHGHPDHAEGAARFAALTGTRVRALDPGLRLGDEGLGAGDVVRVGGLELRVVPTPGHTADSLCFHLPADQAVVTGDTILGRGTTVVAHPDGRLGDYLDSLRRLRSLTVDDGVHTVLPGHGPVLEDAQGAVEFYLAHRAHRLAQVETAVEDGHRTPAAVVEHVYADVDRSLWPAAELSVRAQLEYLEEHGLI from the coding sequence ATGACCGACGCCGCAGCCCTCCCCGGCCAGCCGCGGGGCGGGGTCCTCTCGGGCCCCGCCACCGCGCGAGCCGTCAACGTCCTCGCGCCCAACGCCTCCGCGATGACCCTGGACGGCACCAACACCTGGATCCTGTCGGAGCCGGACTCCGAACTGGCGGTCGTGGTCGATCCCGGTCCGCTCGACGAGGGACATCTGCGGGCCGTCGTCGACACCGCCACGACCGCAGGCAAGCGGATCGCGCTCACCCTGCTCACCCACGGCCACCCCGACCACGCCGAAGGCGCCGCCCGTTTCGCCGCCCTGACCGGTACCAGGGTGCGGGCCCTTGACCCCGGGCTGCGTCTGGGGGACGAAGGGCTCGGCGCGGGTGACGTGGTGCGGGTCGGCGGGCTGGAGCTGAGGGTGGTCCCGACGCCCGGGCACACCGCCGACTCGCTGTGCTTCCATCTCCCGGCCGATCAGGCCGTCGTGACCGGTGACACCATCCTCGGGCGCGGCACGACCGTCGTGGCCCATCCCGACGGCCGCCTGGGCGACTATCTGGACTCCCTGAGGCGGCTGAGGTCCCTGACGGTCGACGACGGCGTCCACACCGTCCTGCCGGGCCACGGGCCCGTCCTGGAGGACGCCCAGGGCGCCGTGGAGTTCTATCTCGCCCACCGGGCCCATCGGCTCGCCCAGGTCGAGACGGCCGTGGAGGACGGACACCGGACACCCGCTGCCGTGGTCGAACACGTGTACGCGGATGTGGACCGGTCGCTCTGGCCCGCCGCCGAGCTCTCGGTGCGGGCCCAGCTCGAGTACCTGGAGGAGCACGGGCTCATCTAG
- a CDS encoding nucleotidyltransferase domain-containing protein — protein MAAETVPPPAPKGLDAQGFIEREGSLGRIPQPFRPVVAAARDRVLDLFGPRLHSAYLYGSVPRGTARVGHSDLDLLLALRDEPTDADREGVRELGEALDKEFPQIDGVGTLLYSRDLLLSDLERHDLGWFVACLCTPLLGDDLAEYLPRYRPDSLLARETNGDLDLLLPRWRERIGTADSDGARTRLVRFLSRHLVRTAFTLVMPRWNGWTSDLGEMAEVFAAYYPERAEQLRAAAALGHAPTADPDVLRAYVDDLGPWLADEYTRVHGTKTPR, from the coding sequence ATGGCCGCCGAAACAGTTCCTCCCCCCGCCCCCAAGGGACTCGACGCCCAGGGCTTCATCGAGCGCGAGGGCTCCCTCGGACGGATCCCGCAGCCCTTCCGCCCGGTCGTCGCCGCCGCCCGCGACCGGGTGCTCGACCTGTTCGGGCCGCGGCTGCACAGCGCCTACCTCTACGGCTCGGTCCCGCGCGGCACCGCGCGCGTGGGCCACAGCGACCTCGACCTCCTGCTGGCGTTGCGGGACGAGCCGACCGACGCGGACCGGGAGGGCGTACGGGAACTCGGGGAGGCGCTCGACAAGGAGTTCCCGCAGATCGACGGGGTCGGAACGCTGCTGTACAGCCGCGATCTCCTGCTGAGCGACCTGGAGCGCCACGACCTGGGCTGGTTCGTGGCCTGTCTGTGCACCCCGCTGCTCGGCGACGACCTGGCGGAGTACCTCCCCCGCTACCGCCCCGACTCCCTCCTGGCCCGCGAGACCAACGGCGACCTCGACCTCCTGCTCCCCCGCTGGCGGGAACGGATCGGGACGGCGGACTCGGACGGGGCCCGGACCCGCCTGGTGCGTTTCCTGTCCCGCCACCTGGTCCGCACCGCGTTCACCCTGGTCATGCCCCGCTGGAACGGCTGGACGAGCGACCTGGGCGAGATGGCGGAGGTCTTCGCCGCGTACTACCCCGAGCGCGCCGAGCAGCTGAGGGCGGCGGCCGCCCTCGGCCACGCCCCGACCGCCGACCCGGACGTGCTGCGCGCGTACGTCGACGATCTGGGCCCCTGGCTGGCGGACGAGTACACGCGCGTGCACGGCACGAAGACCCCTAGATGA
- a CDS encoding Crp/Fnr family transcriptional regulator, translating to MDDVLRRNPLFAALDDEQSAELRASMSEVTLARGDSLFHEGDPGDRLYAVTEGKVKLHRTSPDGRENMLAVLGPGELIGELSLFDPGPRTATATALTEVKLLGLGHGDLQPWLSARPEVASALLRAIARRLRRTNDQMSDLVFSDVPGRVARALLDLSRRFGVQSEEGIHVVHDLTQEELAQLVGASRETVNKALADFAQRGWLRLEARAVILLDVERLAKRSR from the coding sequence GTGGACGACGTTCTGCGGCGCAACCCGCTCTTCGCGGCACTCGACGACGAGCAGTCCGCGGAACTGCGCGCCTCCATGAGTGAGGTGACGCTCGCACGTGGGGACTCCCTGTTCCACGAAGGCGACCCGGGCGACCGGCTCTACGCGGTCACCGAGGGCAAGGTGAAGCTCCACCGCACCTCCCCCGACGGTCGCGAGAACATGCTGGCCGTGCTCGGCCCCGGCGAGCTCATCGGCGAGCTGTCGCTCTTCGACCCGGGCCCGCGCACCGCGACCGCCACCGCACTGACCGAGGTCAAGCTGCTCGGCCTCGGCCACGGTGACCTCCAGCCCTGGCTGAGCGCCCGCCCCGAGGTGGCCTCGGCGCTCCTGCGCGCCATCGCGCGGCGTCTGCGCAGGACCAACGACCAGATGTCCGACCTGGTCTTCTCGGACGTGCCGGGCCGTGTGGCCCGCGCGCTGCTCGACCTCTCCCGCCGCTTCGGCGTGCAGTCCGAGGAGGGCATCCACGTCGTCCACGACCTCACGCAGGAGGAGCTGGCCCAGCTGGTCGGCGCCTCCCGCGAGACGGTCAACAAGGCCCTCGCGGACTTCGCCCAGCGCGGCTGGCTGCGCCTGGAGGCCCGTGCGGTGATCCTCCTGGACGTCGAGAGGCTCGCCAAGCGCTCGCGCTGA
- the nth gene encoding endonuclease III, with the protein MEKRASAKKAAEKAAPVRKAAAPARKAAVKEATVAPKKATAPVKKASATRTVAAKPPRNESRTALVRRARRINRELAEVFPYAHPELDFENPFQLIVATVLSAQTTDLRVNQTTPALFAKYPTPEDLAAANPEEVEEILRPTGFFRAKTKSVIGLSKALVENFGGEVPGRLEDLVTLPGVGRKTAFVVLGNAFGRPGITVDTHFMRLVRRWQWTEETDPDKIEAAVSALFPKSDWTDLSHHVIWHGRRICHARKPACGACPIAPLCPAYGEGETDPEKARKLLKYEKGGFPGQRLNPPQAYLDAGGKPAPPLGATG; encoded by the coding sequence GTGGAGAAGAGGGCTTCGGCGAAGAAGGCGGCCGAGAAGGCCGCTCCCGTGCGAAAGGCGGCGGCTCCCGCACGGAAGGCGGCCGTGAAGGAGGCGACGGTCGCCCCGAAGAAGGCGACGGCCCCGGTCAAGAAGGCTTCGGCCACGAGGACGGTCGCCGCGAAGCCGCCGAGGAACGAGTCGCGGACCGCCCTGGTCCGCCGCGCCCGGCGCATCAACCGCGAGCTCGCGGAGGTGTTCCCGTACGCCCACCCCGAGTTGGACTTCGAGAACCCCTTCCAGCTGATCGTGGCGACGGTCCTGTCCGCGCAGACCACCGACCTGAGGGTCAATCAGACGACCCCGGCGCTGTTCGCCAAGTACCCGACCCCCGAGGACCTGGCCGCGGCCAACCCCGAGGAGGTCGAGGAGATCCTCCGGCCTACCGGGTTCTTCCGGGCCAAGACCAAGTCGGTGATAGGGCTCTCCAAGGCCCTCGTGGAGAACTTCGGCGGCGAGGTCCCGGGGCGGCTCGAGGACCTCGTGACGCTGCCCGGTGTGGGCCGCAAGACCGCCTTCGTCGTCCTCGGCAACGCCTTCGGGCGGCCCGGCATCACCGTCGACACGCACTTCATGCGGCTGGTCAGGCGCTGGCAGTGGACCGAGGAGACCGACCCCGACAAGATCGAGGCCGCCGTCTCCGCGCTCTTCCCGAAGAGCGACTGGACGGACCTGTCGCACCACGTCATCTGGCACGGCCGCCGCATCTGCCACGCCCGCAAGCCCGCCTGCGGCGCCTGCCCCATCGCCCCGCTCTGCCCGGCCTACGGCGAGGGCGAGACGGACCCGGAGAAGGCGCGAAAGCTCCTGAAGTACGAGAAGGGCGGCTTCCCGGGCCAGCGCCTCAACCCCCCGCAGGCCTACCTGGACGCGGGCGGCAAGCCCGCGCCTCCGCTGGGGGCCACCGGGTGA
- a CDS encoding CoA pyrophosphatase produces MTRASRTKGVALSKDGLPSWLDPVVHAVETIEPLQLSRFLPPADGAGRQSAVLVLFGEGERGPELLLMERASSLRSHAGQPSFPGGALDPEDGDPKGDGPLRAALREAEEETGLDPSGVQLFGVLPKLYIPVSGFVVTPVLGWWREPTPVGVVDPNETARVFTVPVADLTDPDNRATTVHPSGHRGPAFLVESALVWGFTAGIIDRILHYAGWERPWDREKQVPLDWRA; encoded by the coding sequence ATGACACGGGCGAGCCGTACGAAGGGCGTGGCGCTCAGCAAGGACGGGCTGCCGAGCTGGCTGGACCCGGTGGTGCACGCCGTGGAGACGATCGAGCCGCTCCAGCTCAGCCGCTTCCTGCCGCCGGCGGACGGCGCCGGGCGCCAGTCGGCCGTGTTGGTCCTGTTCGGCGAGGGTGAGCGCGGCCCCGAGCTGCTCCTCATGGAGCGGGCGAGTTCACTGAGGTCGCACGCCGGGCAGCCGTCGTTCCCCGGGGGCGCGCTGGACCCGGAGGACGGTGATCCGAAGGGCGACGGGCCGCTCAGGGCCGCCCTGCGCGAGGCCGAGGAGGAGACCGGCCTCGACCCGTCCGGCGTCCAGCTCTTCGGCGTGCTGCCCAAGCTGTACATCCCGGTCAGCGGCTTCGTGGTGACCCCGGTGCTGGGCTGGTGGCGCGAGCCCACCCCGGTCGGGGTCGTCGATCCCAACGAGACCGCCCGCGTCTTCACGGTCCCCGTGGCGGATCTCACGGACCCCGACAACCGTGCGACGACCGTCCACCCCAGCGGACACCGAGGCCCGGCATTCCTGGTCGAATCGGCCCTGGTCTGGGGCTTCACCGCCGGAATCATCGACCGGATCCTGCACTACGCGGGCTGGGAGCGCCCCTGGGACCGCGAGAAGCAGGTCCCGCTCGACTGGCGCGCATGA
- a CDS encoding MarP family serine protease, with protein MNVLDILLLVAAVWFAIVGYRQGFVVGILSVIGFLGGGLVAVYTLPVIWDAVTDHAEVGTVAAVVAVVVVIVCASIGQALTTHLGNKLRRYITWSPARALDATGGALVNVLAMLLVAWLIGAMLAQTTMPTVGKEVRGSKVLLGMQEVLPADADTWFKDFTSVLADNGFPQVFSPFSDEPIKEVQPPDPKLANSAVALRAQRSIVKVMGTAPSCGKVLEGTGFVFGDRRVMTNAHVVGGVDEPTVQIGGEGRKYDATVVLYDWERDIAVLDVPDLDAPALQFTSEDAASGDSAIVAGFPENGSYDVRSARVRGRIDAHGPDIYHRGTVNRDVYSLYATVRQGNSGGPLLTPQGKVYGVVFAKSLDDADTGYALTADEIQEDIAKGRTANQQVDSDSCAL; from the coding sequence GTGAACGTGCTGGACATCCTGTTGCTGGTCGCCGCCGTGTGGTTCGCGATCGTCGGCTACCGCCAGGGCTTCGTCGTGGGCATCCTGTCGGTGATCGGTTTCCTGGGCGGCGGTCTCGTCGCCGTCTACACCCTCCCCGTCATCTGGGACGCGGTGACCGACCACGCGGAGGTCGGCACGGTCGCCGCCGTCGTGGCCGTGGTCGTCGTCATCGTCTGCGCCTCCATCGGCCAGGCCCTGACCACCCACCTCGGCAACAAACTCCGCCGGTACATCACATGGTCCCCGGCCCGCGCCCTGGACGCGACCGGCGGCGCCCTCGTCAACGTCCTCGCGATGCTCCTGGTCGCCTGGCTGATCGGCGCCATGCTTGCGCAGACCACGATGCCCACGGTCGGCAAGGAGGTCCGCGGTTCCAAGGTGCTCCTCGGCATGCAGGAGGTGCTGCCCGCCGACGCCGACACCTGGTTCAAGGACTTCACCTCGGTCCTCGCGGACAACGGCTTCCCGCAGGTCTTCAGCCCGTTCTCCGACGAACCGATCAAGGAGGTCCAGCCGCCCGACCCGAAGCTCGCGAACAGCGCGGTCGCCCTCCGCGCCCAGCGCTCCATCGTCAAGGTCATGGGCACCGCGCCGAGCTGCGGCAAGGTCCTGGAGGGCACCGGCTTCGTCTTCGGCGACCGCCGTGTCATGACCAACGCGCACGTCGTCGGCGGCGTCGACGAGCCCACGGTCCAGATAGGCGGCGAGGGCAGGAAGTACGACGCCACGGTCGTCCTCTACGACTGGGAGCGCGACATCGCCGTCCTGGACGTGCCCGATCTGGACGCGCCAGCGCTGCAGTTCACGTCCGAGGACGCCGCCAGCGGGGACAGCGCGATCGTCGCGGGGTTCCCGGAGAACGGCTCGTACGACGTCCGCTCCGCGCGGGTGCGCGGGCGCATCGACGCCCACGGACCGGACATCTACCACCGCGGCACCGTCAACCGCGACGTCTACTCCCTCTACGCGACCGTCCGCCAGGGCAACTCCGGCGGCCCGCTGCTCACCCCGCAGGGCAAGGTGTACGGCGTGGTGTTCGCGAAGTCGCTCGACGACGCCGACACCGGGTACGCGCTCACCGCGGACGAGATCCAGGAGGACATCGCCAAGGGGCGCACCGCGAACCAGCAGGTGGACAGCGACAGCTGCGCGCTGTGA
- a CDS encoding alpha/beta hydrolase, producing the protein MTDPATPSAQQPASLVRPDGPWTHRDVAANGARFHIAEMGDGPLVMFLHGFPQFWWTWRHQLEALAEAGFRAVAMDLRGVGGSDRTPRGYDPANLALDVTGVIRSLGEPDAALVGHDLGGYLAWTAAAMRPKLVRRLAVASMPHPRRWRSAMLSDLKQTRAGSYIWGFQRPWVPERQLTADDGALVAELIRDWSGPRLPDDEAVETYRAAMCIPSTAHCSIEPYRWMVRSLARPDGIQFNRRMKRPVRVPTLHLHGSLDPVMRTRSAAGSGEYVEAPYRWRLFDGLGHFPHEEDPVAFSTELINWLKDPEPDR; encoded by the coding sequence ATGACCGACCCCGCCACCCCTTCGGCGCAGCAGCCCGCCTCTCTCGTACGGCCCGACGGTCCCTGGACGCACCGGGACGTGGCGGCCAACGGCGCGCGCTTCCACATCGCCGAGATGGGCGACGGACCGCTCGTGATGTTCCTGCACGGCTTCCCCCAGTTCTGGTGGACCTGGCGCCACCAGCTGGAGGCGCTCGCCGAGGCCGGCTTCCGGGCCGTGGCCATGGACCTGCGCGGCGTCGGCGGCAGCGACCGCACCCCGCGCGGCTACGACCCCGCCAACCTCGCCCTGGACGTCACCGGCGTGATCCGTTCGCTCGGCGAGCCGGACGCCGCGCTCGTCGGCCACGACCTGGGCGGCTACCTGGCGTGGACGGCGGCCGCGATGCGTCCCAAGCTGGTGCGCCGGCTCGCGGTCGCCTCGATGCCGCACCCCCGGCGCTGGCGCTCGGCGATGCTCTCGGACCTCAAGCAGACGCGCGCCGGCTCCTACATCTGGGGGTTCCAGCGGCCCTGGGTGCCGGAGCGGCAGCTCACCGCGGACGACGGCGCGCTGGTCGCCGAGCTGATCCGGGACTGGTCCGGCCCGCGGCTGCCGGACGACGAGGCGGTGGAGACGTACCGCGCGGCGATGTGCATCCCCTCGACGGCGCACTGCTCGATCGAGCCGTACCGCTGGATGGTGCGCTCCCTGGCCCGGCCCGACGGGATCCAGTTCAACCGGCGCATGAAGCGGCCCGTCCGCGTGCCGACCCTGCATCTGCACGGTTCGCTCGACCCGGTGATGCGGACCAGGAGCGCGGCGGGCTCCGGGGAGTACGTCGAAGCGCCCTACCGCTGGCGGCTGTTCGACGGCCTCGGACACTTCCCGCACGAGGAGGATCCGGTCGCCTTCTCCACCGAACTGATCAATTGGCTGAAGGACCCCGAACCCGATCGGTGA
- a CDS encoding phage holin family protein, with product MSAPDGSPVGAERSIGQLFASATTEMSALVHDEIALAKAQLKQDVKRGAVSGGAFSVAGGVLLFSLPMLNFALAYGIRTWSDWNLAVCFLLSFAANVLVALVLALIGVVFAKKAQKSKGPQKVAASMKETAGVLQNAKPHPRPGNDNKVLEERVRETKAIEAVARSSS from the coding sequence ATGAGCGCACCCGACGGCAGCCCGGTCGGCGCCGAACGCAGCATCGGCCAGCTGTTCGCCTCGGCGACGACCGAGATGTCGGCCCTGGTGCACGACGAGATCGCGCTGGCGAAGGCGCAGCTCAAGCAGGACGTCAAGCGGGGCGCGGTGAGCGGCGGCGCGTTCAGCGTGGCCGGCGGGGTCCTGCTGTTCTCCCTGCCGATGCTCAACTTCGCGCTGGCGTACGGCATCCGGACCTGGAGCGACTGGAACCTCGCGGTCTGCTTCCTGCTGTCCTTCGCCGCCAACGTCCTGGTCGCGCTGGTCCTCGCGCTGATCGGCGTCGTCTTCGCGAAGAAGGCGCAGAAGAGCAAGGGCCCGCAGAAGGTCGCCGCCTCGATGAAGGAGACGGCCGGGGTGCTGCAGAACGCCAAGCCGCACCCGCGTCCCGGCAACGACAACAAGGTCCTGGAGGAGCGGGTCCGGGAGACCAAGGCCATCGAGGCTGTGGCACGCTCGTCGTCATGA